The following nucleotide sequence is from Paenibacillus andongensis.
TAAAAAAAATATATTTTTTTTATGTCAACACAGATGTTAAAGTTAAGTTGTACACCCGGGGTGAATACTGAATGCTTATTAAGCAAATGATATGATTGCAATTGGAGGAATCAAATTGAATATCACACGAAATGAAAGCGGAAACAATATTTCAAGCCGATTAGATCGTCTCCCGATAACGAGTATTCATAGAAAAGTTATTGCAGCGCTAGCTATTGTTTATTTCTTTGAGTTTGCCGACTTGAATACGTTTTCGTATGTTGCACCTGCATTAAAAAAACATTGGGGAATGTCCGTTAGCACGATTGGTCTTGTTACATCTTGTTCTTTTTTGGGAATGTTTCTCGGTTCTGCATTCGGCGGATGGGTAGCCGATAGATTTGGGAGAAGAAATGCCATTATTGCAAACACTGTCTTTTTCTCAATTCTTTCTTTACTAACAGCTTTTGCTTGGGATCCGGTTTCACTAGGCGTTTTAAGGTTTTTAACAGGTATGGGGGCATCGGCTGCGCTAATAAACGCGAATACTTACGTCAGCGAATTCTTCCCTTCTGCTTCCCGCGGCAAATATCAAGGTATGACCATTGCGGTGGGATTGCTCGGAATTCCTTTGACCGCTTGGGTTTCAAGTTATTTGGTTACTCTAGGCCCGGATGGATGGCGTTACGTTTTCGCGTGGGGGGCGTTAGGACTTTTCTCGATATACTTTCTTCGTAAATTAGTGGAAATACCCAGATGGCACTTTGCGCGCGGTGATTTTAAAAAAGCAGAAGCCATCATGCAAAAAATTGAGGAAACTGTTCTCCTGGAAAAAGGCGAACTGCCTCCTATAACTGATGTTCTCCTTAGACCGAGGACACAATTAAAAGCAGGATCTCTTATCGAGATATTTAAAGGGAAATACCTGGGTAGAACGTCGATTCTGACGCTAACTTGGGTTTTCCAAACCATCGGCTTCTACGGATTTTCCTCTTGGGTCCCAACATTATTAGTACAGCACGGCATCGAATTAAATAAATCATTAATTTACAGTTCATTAATCACGGTTGGTGCGCCGTTAGGAGCATTAGTAGGCGCTTTTATTTCGGATCGTTTCGAACGGAAATGGAATTTGGCTGTATCATCTATAATTATCGCAATTTGCGTCCTTTTATACGGAATGACTTTTAACCCTCTATTTTTAATATCCTTTGGATTTTTGGTGAATTTGATGGAAAGAGTTTACTCTTCGAATCTATATGCTTATACCTCAGAATTGTATCCTACTGAGATAAGAGCAACAGGCTATGGTTTTACTTATGGTATCGGTCGAGTTTCAAATGTATTGGGGCCAATCATAATCAGCTATTTTATTATTAACTTTGGAAATATGAGTGTCTTTTCTCTAATTGCCGCAACTTGGATCGGATCCGCCATAGCCCTTAGTTTTGGTCCAAAGACGAATAAGCGCAATCTGGATGAGATCAACAGTGAAGAGCCGAAAATAGTTGGGCGAGAGTCAATACCTATGAAATAATGAGAAGACGATATAAGGCGCTGATGTACGGCAGTGTTTTATATCGTCTTTTTTTGTTGATGAAATAGAAATAAATATTTTTTATTGAAATATATAAAAAATAAATATTTTATTTATTCCTGTTACTCTAATACATTTATTATATGAGTCATCTGGACTTCAGTGAGAGAACGATTAGAGGAGTGGTATGGGATGTACGATTTCGGGCAAATGATAAAAATTCCGACAACCATTATGAGGGGAGGCACTAGCAAAGGTCTGATCTTACGAAAATACGATCTACCTTCCAATCCGGAAACTAGGGATAAATTGATTTTGAGAATGTTCGGTAGTCCGGATAGCAGCCAAATCGACGGTTTAGGAGGAGGAACAAGTTTGACGAGCAAGCTGGCAATCGTAGGTCCTCCTTCACGACCCGGTGCACATATCGATTATACCTTCGGTCAAGTGAGTGTCGAAAATCATGTCATTGATTATAAGGTGACCTGTGGAAATTTAATAACTGCAGTAGGTCTCTACGCCGCTGAAGAAGGGTATGTCCCCTTAACGGAACCCGTTACAGCCGTTCATATCTATAATACCAATATAGACAAAATCATTGTTGCCGAAATACCGGTAGCTAATGGACAAATCAAATATGAAGGAGATTTCTCCATTGACGGCGTTCCTGGCGTGTCCTCGAAGATCATGTTGAATTTTTTGAATTCGGGCGGGACCTTTACAGGAAAAACCTTACCTACAGGAAATGCTAAGGATACAGTTCAAATCGAAGATGGCAGGAGCTTTGAGGTAAGTATCGTGGATTGCGCCAATACCATTGTAATTGTAAGAGCTGAGGATGTAGGAGCCAAGGGGACGGAACTACAGCAGGAGGTCAATCAAAACAAGACTCTGATGGATACGTTAGAGCAAATAAGAGTGCAGGGCGGCATCCTCGCCGGTCTCATTAAGCCAGGAGAGGATGTTAAACCTACTACACATGCCTTGCCGAAGATCGTCATGGTGACATCTCCAACAGATTATGTAACCCTGACAAATAGACGAATTGAGCAAGGGGAAGTCGATCTTATTTCTCGCTATATCACAATGGGATCCTTGCATAAAGCATTTGCGGTGAGCGGAGCTATGGCTTTAGCTACAGCGTGTAAAATTCCGGGAACTCTTGCTTACGAGAAAGTGTCCCAGACAATCTCTGGTTTACGTATAGGACATCCGTCAGGTTCCATGTACGTCGAGACCGTCGTAGAGAACAAGGGTCTAGATTGGAATATTGATCGTGCGGCTTGCGGTAGGACCGCAAGAAGACTAATGGACGGATACTCATACGTACCGGCTTCTGTACTGGGGGCTTAGAAACAAAGATGGATCTGGCCAACCTCAAAGTGTTCGGTTTTTTCTCATAGATTGAAGGTGGGGGATTATGGTATTAAGGATTGTCATCATGATCACAATCGGATTTCAAGTCATGCTGAATATCACCAGACCTGTCGTCACATTATTTGCTTCCCAACTCGGTGCAAATACATTTGAAATAGGAATGGTCACTGCTTTCTACGCTTTCTTTCCATTGTTTTTCGCTATTTACGCAGGTAGAATCGCGGATTATGTGGGCGATAGGCTTCCCATTTTTTTTGGAGCAGCAGGAATGACAGTAGGGATGGCCTTCCCCTATTGTTTTCCGTCCATGTGGTCCCTTTACGTATCTCAAGCTATCGTAGGTGTTTCACAGCTTTTTATCAATATATCACTTCAGAATGTCCTAGGGAATTCTGCAAATTCTATGAACCGGGATCAATATTTCAGTATGTTTAGTATGGCGATGTCATTGGGTGGCGTAATAGGGCCGATCGCTGGAGGATATCTGGTTGAACATTTTTCTTATAGGTTTGCTTTTCTCGTTTCAACTTTCATCGGTGTGATACCGATTGCTCTGTCTTATTTTTTGCCTGTCATTCTTAGAAAGAACGAGCCGGTGGGTCTATCCTTAGCAGGTTCCCTGAGTCTATTGAAAATGCCAATTTTAAGGAAAGCGTTGGTTTCTAGTGCGCTTGTTCTGTATTCACGAGATATATTTGTGGCATATTTCCCTCTATTTTCCAAACAACTGAATATTTTACCGAGTGTCATTGGATGGATAATTGCCGTTCAGGGAATAAGTATGGTCGCTATCCGATTTTTCTTGCCTAAACTCATTATCCGCTTTGGTCGGAACCAAATCCTAATAGCTTCCATCCTTACAGCAGGGATCTCGTTTTTCCTAGTCCCATTTACAAATCAGTTGTTTATTTTCTTTATGTTAAGCGCATTAATGGGAGCAGGTTTGGGTTGTGGGCAACCCTTGTCGATGACCACGACTTACAATGCTTCCCCCAAAATGAGAACAGGTGAAGTCCTTGGACTTAGGTTGGCGTCCAACAGGCTATCTCAATTAATCGCACCGCTCTTTTTTGGTTTGGTAGGTTCAACTGTTGGACTTGTCTCCGTGTTTTATGTCAGCAGTATATTGTTGATCGGAGGAGCGTATCTGACCAGATCCAGCGCTGATGAAACGTGAGAGATTAATAAAGGATGTGAATGCATATGAATACAAAAGTACTTTGTCCGCTATGTAATATTGAAGAAAAGCAAGTCACAGAAAAAGTTTGTGATCGATGTGCGGATTTATTGGAATTTGGATATCCTTCATTTCCAGCTTATACACTACAGGAGACCGGTAAATCGCATGTTGCTAAAAGAAAAAGAGTACTTATACTAAATAATAATTAGTAACTAGCCCCACGGCTTAGTTACTTTTTGTTATAGTAAACAATTGCAAATTCTCATGAAAGAACTTTATTTTCCCTCGTCATTGTCGGCTTGAATGAAGTATAAACGACCCCAACGCAAATCATCTTGCGGACCGGGATCTTTTTTTAACTTTAATATTTGCTTCCCTGCTGTAATTGCGTAATGTTGTACGAAACGAAATACAACATTACGCAAATGAGAAATGATCATACCTACGCTCAGGACTTGCCCTTGCGCGTCATCTCCGCAAGCCCAACCCACTGCTCCTCGGTCACCTCGAGCAGATCGTTGAACTGCCCGGCGCCCTGCAGCCATTCGCCGCCGTCGATCGTGACCACTTCGCCGTTAATGTAGGCGGCGTAGTCCGAAATCAGATAAGCCGCGAGGTTCGCGAGCTCATCCTTCTCACCGACTCGCCGCAGCGGCACGCGGTTCAAGAGCTTCTCCGACAGCTCGGGCGTCGGAGCCAGTCGGCTCCACGCGCCGTCGGTAGGGAAGAGCCCCGGCGCGATGGCGACTTGCCGGATGCCGTGCCGCGCCCACTCAACGGCAAGTGAGCGCGTCAGCGCAAGCACGCCGGCTTTGGCAGCAGCCGACGGTACAACGAAGGCCGAGCCGGTGGAGGCATAGGAGGTGACGATGTTCAGCATCGTACCGCCGACGCCTTGCTCGATCCATCTTTTGCCCACTTCTAACGTGGTGTAGAACGTTCCGTGAAGGACGATATCCAGCACCGCATCTACGGCGCGCGGAGATAATTTTTCTGTCGGACTTGCGAAGTTGCCGGCAGCATTATTAATCAGTACATCAATACGGCCATAATGCTGTTCCACAGCGGCCACCATCTCGGCAATTTGAAGCGGGTCACGTACGTCACAGCTCTTATAGAAGACTTCCTTGCCAACACTACCCATTTCGGCAGCCGCTTTAGCAAGTACCTCCTCGCGTCGGCTGGTAATCGCGAGTTTAGCGCCTAAAGCCAGAAATTTCTCGCCCATAGCCCGGCCAAGACCGGTACCGCCACCTGTAATAAGAATGACTTTATCCTTCAGCAAGGTTGCTTCGAACATATCCATCGCGCCCTTCATCGTCAATTTACGCTGCTAATGATTAATGCTGTGAATGTGCTGCCATTGCTATTGGTACTGCAATTGTTACTGGATGAACGCAGCCTCGAATTGCTCGATACGACTTGCTAAATCTTCTGGAAGCGGGGTGCCTTTTTGTGTATGAACATCGACATAGACACCGGTGCTGGTAGCGAAGCTCACAAGCTGCTTATTCGCTCGCTTAACAATGGCATACTGCGTTTCAATCGATGAGGTGCCGATCCGGCTCACTTTCATATAAATATCGAGCTCATCGTTAAAATGCGCTTGCGACTTATATTCGACGCTTTGGCTGACGAGAAAAAAGGTTTTATCAGCCAGCTGACCATCCGAATTTGCAAAAAATAACCCCAATCCGTTCATATACTCACAGCGGGCTTGCTCCATGTAAATGACGGAAGAGAGGTGACTCAGGTGCCCATTCGCATCGGTTTCACAGAAACGAACTTTCGTTGGTGTATAAAAGCGGAAGCCCTCTAATTCGAAGTTGTTCATTGTCATTTAGTCTCCTGTAAAATAGGTTTGATACTGCTCGCGAAGCTCGCGTTTCATAAATTTACCGACCGACGATTTAGGTATTTCGTGGAGAAATACAACATCGTCTGGAATCCACCATTTGGCAAACTTATTTTTCAGAAAATTGAGTAAATTCTCTTTGTCGTCATCCGTTTGTACCGCTGCGTCTTTCAGGACGACGAAGGCGAGAGGGCGTTCATCCCATTTGGAATGCGGCACGCCGATGACACAAGCCTCGAACACATTCGGATGCGCCATTAATGCGTTTTCTAAATCGAGAGACGAAATCCATTCCCCACCGCTTTTGACCAGATCCTTGGCTCTATCCACCAGCTTCACAAATCCCTCAGCATCAATAACCGCGATATCTCCGCTGTAAAACCAACCGTCCTGGAACGATTCCTGCGTTCGGGCATCCTTGTAGTATTCCGCAGCTACCCATGGCCCGCGCAGTAGGATTTCGCCCATTTCCTTCCCATCCCAAGCTACCTCACCCCGAGGTCCAACGATTTTCATATCAAGTCCAGGCACAAGCAAGCCCTGAGTAGCTCTCGCATCGTACTGTTCATCGTATGAGGCATCTTCCTGATAGCTTTTGAGTCGGGCAACGGTAACGAGAGGACACGTCTCTGTCATCCCGTACGCATGATAGAATGGCACCTTGAGCCGCTGTTCGTAGCTTTCGATCAGACTGCGCGGGGCAGCAGATCCGCCACAGACGACTGCACGAAGGGATGATAAATCCACTTGCAGTAATTCCTGCACCTTAAGTGCGGCCGTCCATACCGTAGGAACACCAGCAGCAATCGTCACTTTCTCGTCTGCGATCAAACGAAGGAGGATGTCCGGTGTCGGGGAAGGTCCCGGAAGCACTTGCTTGCTGCCGAACCAGACAGACGCGAATGGAAGTCCCCAAGCATTGACGTGAAACATCGGCACAATAGGAAGAACCGAGTCTCGTTCAGAAAGGCCCAGTGTATCCGCCAATCCGATGGAGAGGGAATGCAGATAGATCCCGCGATGGGAATACACCACACCTTTGGGATTGCCGGTTGTCGCAGAGGTATAACAGATGCCTGCGGGAGCGCTTTCATTTATGTCGGAATCGTATGTATAGTGCGGGTCTCCGCCCTCTATCATGTTCTCATATAAATAGACGGGATGTAAAGAAGTAGGCGGCAATTCCTTTTTATCCGTCATCAAAATATAGCCTTCTATTGTCGTAAGTTGATGCTGAATTTTCTCGATGATAGGGAGTAAGGTCTCATCAACGAAGAGAAAACGATCTTCCGCATGATTAAGAATATACGCAATATGCTCAGCGGGGAGGCGGATGTTGACCGTGTGCAGCACAGCCTCCATGCAGGGGATGGCGAAATAAGCCTCTAGATGCCAGTGGTGATTCCAGGCAAAAGTAGCAACCCGATCTCCGGGTTTCACACCAAGTGCTTGCAAGGAGCTGGACAATTGCTTAGCTCGTCTCCCAAAATCGGCGTAAGTATACCGAAGGGTGCCGGTGCTTGTACGTGAAACAACCTCTTTTTTGGGGAACAAGGTTTGTGAACGTTCGAAGAGAGAGCGCAGCGTTAATGGGAAATTTTCCATGTGGAGCACCTCCGGAGATTGTCTGATTCTATTGTAATATATAAGCCGGGGGGACAGGATATGTCCAAAAACAAGCGTTTTGTAAATAAAAAACCGACTCCAGCGCATGTGGACCATGCAGATGAAATCGGTTTAACGCTATCAACTCTTACGCATTCAAAATAAACTTTTCAATAACATGTCTGACGCCATCGTCGTTATTGCTCTTCGTCACATAGTTCGCCAGCTCCTTGAGCTGCGGCAGTGCGTTGTCCATGGCGACGCCAAGTCCAGCGACTTCCAACATTTCACGGTCATTCCAAGCATCGCCCAGGGCAATAACGTCATCTAAAGAGCAGCCGATATGCTCGGCGAGGAAAGTGATCGCATGTCCTTTGGTACCTTCCTTGTGCATGAATTCCAAGTAGTGCGGTTTGGACTTCGTAATGTGCAGCTTGTCACCTAACAGAGGCAGCAGCTCTTCGCGCAGCTGGTCGCATACTTCCGGTGTATCCACGATAAGCATCTTAGGCTGCGGGATATCAATCCATTGGCGCAGATCACCAATGATATAAGGCGTTTTGGAGAGACGCACGTAGGCTTTAATCTTATCGTTATCTTCACCTGCATAAAGCTGATCCCCATGGTAAAGCTGAAGATGAAGATTGCGTTTTTCACAGAAATCGAGCAGAAGGCGCGCGCTTTCCACTGGAACTGTACGCTCGTAGAGGACTTCCTCATCAAGTAGATTTTTGATCAAGGCTCCCTGATAAGTGATAATCGGAACATTGAGCCCGATCTGATTGGCAATCTTGGCGGCGGATGGGAAGCTTCTTCCCGTTGCAATCGTTACGGTTACGCCTTTGGCAACGGCCTTGTGCATAGCCTCAATAGTTTCTTGTGAGATGGTTAGATCATCACGCAGCAGCGTATCATCTAAGTCAGCGGCAACTAGTTTGTAAGTCATGTAGTTCTCTCCGATCCGATAAGTAGTCTATATGAAAAATTCTGCTATAAGCATACCCGAATTACTTTGGAATTGCTACAATAAAGCATACCGTTGATTGGTTAAAAAGGAGGCACGTAACCGATGGCATCCCCTTATACGGACAAGCTGGAGATTTGGTTAAGAGCTCACCGCAACACGGCAAATGCGCCAAGTATGGAAGCCTACATGAAAAACCATTTCCCATTTCTCGGGATCCGAAATCCAGAACGAACAGCATTGACCAAGCAATTCACGAAGGAACATGGCTTCCCCAAGGGTGAGGAGGGGGTCAGAGTTGCCAAAGAGCTCTGGGAGTTGCCTGAGCGCGAGTTTGCTTATACGGCATTATTGGTCCTTACTGGGCTGCGAAAAACCGCTGAACGGGAGCATATCGATGTCTTGGAGCATTTCATCGTGACCAAATCGTGGTGGGACACCGTGGATATGATTGCTGATCACTTAATCGGCTTTCACTTGCAGCGGTTTCCTGAGTTGATTCCATCCTATGTGGATAAGTGGCTAGCTTCAGATCATATGTGGCTGCAGAGAACGGCGGTATTGTTCCAACTAAAATATAAACAACGGACGGATGTACCGCTTCTGTTTAGTTGTATCAGACGAATGGCCGATTCGAAGGAATTCTTCATCCGCAAAGCGATTGGCTGGGCGCTTCGCGAGTATTCAAAGACAGACCCCGCGGCGGTGCAGTCTTTCGTTGCAAGTACGGAGCTTTCACCGCTAAGTGTGCGGGAAGCTTTGAAAGTGATTCATCGTAAGGAGAAATGAAATAGGAGATCCACAGAGGATGAAAGGTCCTTGTGTGGATCTTTTTTTATTTCCAGAAATTCATGCAATGTCATCTTAACTGACGCATACAATGATTAAATCAAATTTTTGTCAAGTATATTGACATAGTGATGACATTCGAGTAAAGTAATTAAAATTCTTTAAAAGCGCGTTACGAGATTGAAAGAAGAAGGAGAGATGGAAGATGAATAACATGCGGGCTAACGATCTATTAGCGAGATTACCCAAGGTTGATCTTCACTTGCACTTGGATGGCAGTGTGAAGCCAGAGACGATTCTGGATCTCGCTCGTAGGCAAGGCATTGAACTTCCTGTTTATGATAAAGACGGACTCATTCCACATATGCGAGTAGGCGAGGAGTGCGGAAGTCTCATTGAATATCTAAGTAAATTTGATTTTACTACCCGGTTTTTGCAATCTGCTGAAGCCTTGGAACGGGTTGCCTACGAGGTCGTCGAACAGTCTGCTGAACATAATTGCAGATATGTGGAAGTTCGTTTCGCACCGCAGCTGCATAGGAACAACGGTTTGACGGTTGAGGAAACGATTCATCATGTGGTAGAGGGCATGAAGCGGGGGCAGCGGGATTTCGGTGTAAGAGTCGGCGTCATCGCGATCTGCATGAGAAATCATTCGTGTGAAAGCAACCTAGAAGTGATCGAAGCGGCGGCTAAATATGTGGGGAAAGGCTTAGTTGCTGTCGACTTAGCTGGAGATGAGGCGTCTTATCCGCCGGAATGTTTCCGGGAGGTTTTTGCGGAGTCAGGAAGACTAGGTATTCCTGTCACCATCCATGCCGGAGAAGCGGCGGGAGCGAAGAACGTGTTTGAAGCCGTAACGAACCTCGGCGCTGCTCGCATTGGGCACGGTGTTCGATTGAAGGAGAACAGAGCCATATTGGAAATGGTCAAGGATCGCCGTATCCCACTCGAGATGTGCCCGATCAGCAACATCCAAACGAAGGCCGTCTCCGGATGGGAAACGTATCCGATTCGTGAATATTTGGATCAAGGGCTGGTCGTAACGATTAATACGGATAACCCCAGCGTATCAGGAACCAATATTACAAATGAATACCGAGTGCTCAAAGACCGCTTTGGCTTCACGACACCAGAGCTGGTTAAGTTGATCATGAATGGCGTAGATGCCGCATTTATGGAGGAGCATGATAAGCTGTCATTAAGACGTGAGATGGAAGATGAAATGAGTAGTTTAGGCGTGCTCAACTAGCAGTCTCATGCGAGAAGAATAAAGTATAAGTAATCCAATCTGCATCTCATAGTAGTATCTCCATCCCTTAGAATACAAGTGCAATAACCTACAACCAGTGTATAAGCTGTAAAGATATTTTTCATCGTTACAGATGCGAGGGGATGTGGAATCGTGTCAGTAACGATGTTTTTCATTCTTACAGACGAGAAAAAAGCAGTTTCATGCGCTGAGCGAGGCTGTAAAGATATTTTTCATCGTTACAGATGCGAGGGGATGTGGGATCGTTTCTGTAACGATGTTTTTCATCTTTACAGACGAGAAAAAAGCAGTTTTATGCGCTGAGCGAGGCTGTAAAGATATTTTTCATCGTTACAGATGCGAGGGGATGTGGGATCGTTTCTGTAACGATGTTTTTCATCTTTACAGATGAGAAGATAACGGATTGGTATCTAACGAGCGAGTGATAGCAAAGAGAAGTCGTTCCCCATGCTCAAACGTCAAGACATCATTCCCGAAGAGTGGTATCTTTAAAGTATAGGGCGAATTTCAACGGGATGGTTAATTGATAGTACGTCCGTTTGTCGTA
It contains:
- a CDS encoding MFS transporter produces the protein MNITRNESGNNISSRLDRLPITSIHRKVIAALAIVYFFEFADLNTFSYVAPALKKHWGMSVSTIGLVTSCSFLGMFLGSAFGGWVADRFGRRNAIIANTVFFSILSLLTAFAWDPVSLGVLRFLTGMGASAALINANTYVSEFFPSASRGKYQGMTIAVGLLGIPLTAWVSSYLVTLGPDGWRYVFAWGALGLFSIYFLRKLVEIPRWHFARGDFKKAEAIMQKIEETVLLEKGELPPITDVLLRPRTQLKAGSLIEIFKGKYLGRTSILTLTWVFQTIGFYGFSSWVPTLLVQHGIELNKSLIYSSLITVGAPLGALVGAFISDRFERKWNLAVSSIIIAICVLLYGMTFNPLFLISFGFLVNLMERVYSSNLYAYTSELYPTEIRATGYGFTYGIGRVSNVLGPIIISYFIINFGNMSVFSLIAATWIGSAIALSFGPKTNKRNLDEINSEEPKIVGRESIPMK
- a CDS encoding 2-methylaconitate cis-trans isomerase PrpF family protein — protein: MYDFGQMIKIPTTIMRGGTSKGLILRKYDLPSNPETRDKLILRMFGSPDSSQIDGLGGGTSLTSKLAIVGPPSRPGAHIDYTFGQVSVENHVIDYKVTCGNLITAVGLYAAEEGYVPLTEPVTAVHIYNTNIDKIIVAEIPVANGQIKYEGDFSIDGVPGVSSKIMLNFLNSGGTFTGKTLPTGNAKDTVQIEDGRSFEVSIVDCANTIVIVRAEDVGAKGTELQQEVNQNKTLMDTLEQIRVQGGILAGLIKPGEDVKPTTHALPKIVMVTSPTDYVTLTNRRIEQGEVDLISRYITMGSLHKAFAVSGAMALATACKIPGTLAYEKVSQTISGLRIGHPSGSMYVETVVENKGLDWNIDRAACGRTARRLMDGYSYVPASVLGA
- a CDS encoding MFS transporter codes for the protein MVLRIVIMITIGFQVMLNITRPVVTLFASQLGANTFEIGMVTAFYAFFPLFFAIYAGRIADYVGDRLPIFFGAAGMTVGMAFPYCFPSMWSLYVSQAIVGVSQLFINISLQNVLGNSANSMNRDQYFSMFSMAMSLGGVIGPIAGGYLVEHFSYRFAFLVSTFIGVIPIALSYFLPVILRKNEPVGLSLAGSLSLLKMPILRKALVSSALVLYSRDIFVAYFPLFSKQLNILPSVIGWIIAVQGISMVAIRFFLPKLIIRFGRNQILIASILTAGISFFLVPFTNQLFIFFMLSALMGAGLGCGQPLSMTTTYNASPKMRTGEVLGLRLASNRLSQLIAPLFFGLVGSTVGLVSVFYVSSILLIGGAYLTRSSADET
- a CDS encoding SDR family oxidoreductase, whose protein sequence is MFEATLLKDKVILITGGGTGLGRAMGEKFLALGAKLAITSRREEVLAKAAAEMGSVGKEVFYKSCDVRDPLQIAEMVAAVEQHYGRIDVLINNAAGNFASPTEKLSPRAVDAVLDIVLHGTFYTTLEVGKRWIEQGVGGTMLNIVTSYASTGSAFVVPSAAAKAGVLALTRSLAVEWARHGIRQVAIAPGLFPTDGAWSRLAPTPELSEKLLNRVPLRRVGEKDELANLAAYLISDYAAYINGEVVTIDGGEWLQGAGQFNDLLEVTEEQWVGLAEMTRKGKS
- a CDS encoding acyl-CoA thioesterase; this encodes MNNFELEGFRFYTPTKVRFCETDANGHLSHLSSVIYMEQARCEYMNGLGLFFANSDGQLADKTFFLVSQSVEYKSQAHFNDELDIYMKVSRIGTSSIETQYAIVKRANKQLVSFATSTGVYVDVHTQKGTPLPEDLASRIEQFEAAFIQ
- a CDS encoding long-chain fatty acid--CoA ligase, whose translation is MENFPLTLRSLFERSQTLFPKKEVVSRTSTGTLRYTYADFGRRAKQLSSSLQALGVKPGDRVATFAWNHHWHLEAYFAIPCMEAVLHTVNIRLPAEHIAYILNHAEDRFLFVDETLLPIIEKIQHQLTTIEGYILMTDKKELPPTSLHPVYLYENMIEGGDPHYTYDSDINESAPAGICYTSATTGNPKGVVYSHRGIYLHSLSIGLADTLGLSERDSVLPIVPMFHVNAWGLPFASVWFGSKQVLPGPSPTPDILLRLIADEKVTIAAGVPTVWTAALKVQELLQVDLSSLRAVVCGGSAAPRSLIESYEQRLKVPFYHAYGMTETCPLVTVARLKSYQEDASYDEQYDARATQGLLVPGLDMKIVGPRGEVAWDGKEMGEILLRGPWVAAEYYKDARTQESFQDGWFYSGDIAVIDAEGFVKLVDRAKDLVKSGGEWISSLDLENALMAHPNVFEACVIGVPHSKWDERPLAFVVLKDAAVQTDDDKENLLNFLKNKFAKWWIPDDVVFLHEIPKSSVGKFMKRELREQYQTYFTGD
- a CDS encoding Cof-type HAD-IIB family hydrolase; the protein is MTYKLVAADLDDTLLRDDLTISQETIEAMHKAVAKGVTVTIATGRSFPSAAKIANQIGLNVPIITYQGALIKNLLDEEVLYERTVPVESARLLLDFCEKRNLHLQLYHGDQLYAGEDNDKIKAYVRLSKTPYIIGDLRQWIDIPQPKMLIVDTPEVCDQLREELLPLLGDKLHITKSKPHYLEFMHKEGTKGHAITFLAEHIGCSLDDVIALGDAWNDREMLEVAGLGVAMDNALPQLKELANYVTKSNNDDGVRHVIEKFILNA
- a CDS encoding DNA alkylation repair protein, which produces MASPYTDKLEIWLRAHRNTANAPSMEAYMKNHFPFLGIRNPERTALTKQFTKEHGFPKGEEGVRVAKELWELPEREFAYTALLVLTGLRKTAEREHIDVLEHFIVTKSWWDTVDMIADHLIGFHLQRFPELIPSYVDKWLASDHMWLQRTAVLFQLKYKQRTDVPLLFSCIRRMADSKEFFIRKAIGWALREYSKTDPAAVQSFVASTELSPLSVREALKVIHRKEK
- the add gene encoding adenosine deaminase, with translation MNNMRANDLLARLPKVDLHLHLDGSVKPETILDLARRQGIELPVYDKDGLIPHMRVGEECGSLIEYLSKFDFTTRFLQSAEALERVAYEVVEQSAEHNCRYVEVRFAPQLHRNNGLTVEETIHHVVEGMKRGQRDFGVRVGVIAICMRNHSCESNLEVIEAAAKYVGKGLVAVDLAGDEASYPPECFREVFAESGRLGIPVTIHAGEAAGAKNVFEAVTNLGAARIGHGVRLKENRAILEMVKDRRIPLEMCPISNIQTKAVSGWETYPIREYLDQGLVVTINTDNPSVSGTNITNEYRVLKDRFGFTTPELVKLIMNGVDAAFMEEHDKLSLRREMEDEMSSLGVLN